The genomic stretch CAGTAGTTCTCGTGCCTGATGCCGGGCAGCGTCCGTTCGCCGGTGAGTGTCAACGTGGGGCGCCGACCCGCGGAAGCGTCCACTCGGCCCGTTCCTTGCCCCACCGCGTCGGCTCCAATCTGCGCGCGCGCACCACCGGCGCCACCGTGAGGTCCCTGCCGGTGCTGGCCGTCGAGGGTCAAACTACCGGCCGGGCGTGGCCGACACTCGACGCCGGCGAGAGCAGACCCGGGGGCTCCCAGTTGCTACCCACGGGCAACCGAGCCGGTGGCTCGGCGCGAACGGCGGCCCAAGGCCTCTTGCCCGGGAGCGCCCGCCGTGGCGGGATGGAAGGTGGTGGTGACTCACCTGGCCCTCGCGCGCAGGGAGGTTCCGTGGCGCAGGTCGTGGCGGCGGTGGACGGCAGCGCGGTCAGCCGATCGGTGCTGCGGACCGCGGCCAGCTTGGCCGAGCTGCTCGGCGGTGCCGCCGAGGCGCTGTACGTGGGCCAGCTGCCGGCTCCGGACGTCGAGCGCGTGGTCGCGGAGTCGGGGCTGAAGCTGCGCTGCGTGCCTGGGGAGCCGCAGGCCGTGATCAGTCAGGTGCTCGCTTCCCCGGACGTGCGGCTCGGCGTCCTGGGGGCGCGGGGCACCCGGACCGGCCGCCGCCCGGCCGGGCGGACCGCGCTGGCCGTGCTGCAGGCGGCCCGGCGGCCGCTGGTCGTCGTCCCCCCGGACGCCGACGGCCCGCGCAACGGCCACCTCGACTGCGTGCTGGCCCCGCTCGACGGCAGCGAGGCAAGCGCCCACGCAGTGGCCGAGTCGGTGCGGCTGTTCTGCGCGCACGGCGTGGACGTCGTGGTGCTGCACGTGTTCGAGGCCGCGACCGTGCCCCGGTTCTGGGACCAGGCCCAGCATGCCCAACCGGTCTGGGAGCACGAGTTCCGGGCCCGCTTCTGCGACGCGGAAGGGGTGCGGGTGCAGGTGCGCTCGGGGGTGCCCGGTGAGCACGTGGTCTCGGTGGCCGCAGAGGAGCAGGCCGACCTCATCGTCCTCGGGTGGGCGCAGGACCTCACTGCCGGGCGGGCCCGCACGGTGCGGCAGACCCTGTCGAGCGCCGGGGTGCCGGTACTGCTCGTCCCGCTCGCTGAGCCGGAGGGAGGCGGCCGCCGGTGAAGGTGGGTCTGGTCGCACCGCCGTGGGTGCCGGTCCCGCCGACCGGGTACGGCGGCACCGAGGCGGTCGTCGACCTGCTGGCCCGCGGCCTGGTCGCCGCCGGGCATGAGGTCGTGCTGTTCACCGTCGGGGAGTCCACCTGCCCGGTACCCCGGCGATGGCTGAACCAGACGGCGGTCGAGCCGATGGGCTCGGGCACCGCGGAGGCCGCGCACGTGCTCGCCGCGTATGAGGCGATGGACAGGGAGGCCGTGGACGTGGTTCACGACCACACCGCGCTGGGGCCGCTCCTCGGGCGGGCCTCCACGGCCAGCCGCGTCGTGGTGACGACGAGCCACCTCGGCTACACCCCGGACGTGCTGCGGGTCCTCGAAGCGACGTCCAGGCTGGTCCCGGTGGTGGCGATCTCGCACGCGCAGCGCGCGGCCGCGCCACACGTGCGGTTCACCCGGGTGATCCACCACGGGGTCGACCTCGAGCGGTACCAGCCGGGGCCGGGCAACGGCGGCTATGTGGCGTTCCTCGGCCGGATGAGTCCGGACAAGGGACCGGACCGGGCGATCGAGGCGGCCCGACGCGTGGGGCTGCCCCTCGTCATGTCGGCCAAGATGCGGGCGGCCGACGAGCTCGAGTTCTTCGAGCAGCGGATCCGGCCGCTGCTCGGGCCGGGGGTGGAGTTCGCCGGCGAGCTCGACGGCCCGGGGCGGACCGAGCTGCTGCGCGGGGCGATCGCCCTGCTGGACCCGATCCGTTGGGCGGAGCCGTTCGGTCTGGTCATGGTCGAGGCGCTGGCCTGCGGGACGCCGGTTCTCGTCTCGCCGCTTGGTGCCGCGCCGGAGATCGTCGATGACGGCGTCACCGGCTTCCTGTGCGCAGACGACGACGCCTTCGTGGCCGCCCTCGCGCGGGTCGGCTCGCTCGACCGGGGCGCCTGTCGGGCGGCCGCAGCGGAGCGGTTCTCTGGTGAGGGCATGACGCGGGCCCACGTGGCGCTCTACAGCGAGCTGCTGGCCCGGAGGACCATCGGCCTCACCGAGGTCTCACAGCCATGAGCGAAAGCCCGACCAGTGCGCTACTGGACCGGACCTTCGCGGCTGTCGTCTTCGACTGGGACGGCACAGCTGTCCCCGACCGGCAGGCGGATGCGGCCCGGGTCCGGCGGCTGGTCGAGGAGTTGTGTGGCCACGCCGTCGAGGTCGTCGTCGTCAGCGGCACCCACCTGAGCAACGTCGACGGGCAGCTGGCCGCCCGCCCGGGGGGCCCGGGGGGGCTGCACTTGTGCCTCAACCGCGGCGCGCGGGTCTTCCGGGTCGGCGCGGCCGGGCCGCAGCTGGTGCACGAGCGGGTGGCGTCGCCCCAGGAGGACGCCGCGCTCGACCGTGCCGCCGCCTCGGTCGTCGAGCGGCTGGCCGGGCACGGGCTGGTGACCACCGTGGTCCCGCGCTTCAACCGGCGCAAGATCGACCTGATCCCGCAGCCGCGCTGGGCCGACCCGCCCAAGGCCCGGATCGCCGCTCTGGTCCGGGCCGTCTCTCAGCGGCTGGCCGGAGCCGGGCTGAGCGGGCTTGCCGAGGTGGTGGCCCTGGCCCGCGCCGCCGCCGCGGACGCCGGCCTGCCGGACGTCCGGGTCACCAGCGACGCCAAGCACGTCGAGATCGGGCTGACCGACAAGTCCGACGCGATGCGGTGGGTGCTGCCGTACCTGGAGGGCCGGGGGATCGCGCCCGGCCTCGTGCTCGTCGTCGGGGACGAGTTCGGGCCGCTCGGCGACGTGCCCGGCAGTGACGCTCTGCTGCTCGTGCCCGAGGCGGCCCGGACCACCGCGGTAACGGTGGGAGCCGAGCCGGGCGGGGTTCCGGAGGCGGTGCTCGGTCTCGGCGGCGGGCCGCGAGCCTTCAGCCGGCTGCTCGCGGCGCAGTGCCGGCGGCACCGCGCCGGTCGGGTACCACAGGTGGACGACGACCCGGCCTGGACCCTGCGCCGTCCGGTGGACGGGCCGACCACCCGGCGGGTCGGGGAGACGCTGCTGACCCTGTCCGACGGCCGGCTGGGCACCCGGGGCAGCCTGGAGGAGGTCGGGCCGGGCAGCCACCCCGGCGTCCTCGCGGCCGGGGTCTACACCGGCTCGGACGCGGCGCAGCACCTGCTCCCGGGACCGGGGTGGACCGAGCTGGCTCTGCCGGGGGAGGCGGTGGCCGCCGGGCCGCGGCCGGGCCGCTGGCTGTTGGATCTGCGCACCGGCGTCCTGGCTAGGGAGCCGGACGACCCGGGGGACCTGCGCACGCTGCGCTTCGCGTCGCTGCCGCGACCGGGGCTGGTGGCGCTGCGGGCCGAGCGGGCGGCTGGCCTGCGGGCCGGGCCCGCGCTCACGCTGCCAGCGGAGGGGGTGGCCCGGTTCGGCCGGACCGACACGACCGCCTGGGCGCAGGTGCTCGCCCAGCCTGGCGGGATCACCGCGGTCGGGCACCAGACCCGGCGACCCGGCGGTCCGGTGCGGGTCGAGCGCGTCGTGGCCTACCGGGCCGACCCGGACCGGGTCCCGAGCGTCACATCGGTGCGGGCCGCGCTCGAGGGGGTGCAGTTCGACGAGCTCCTCGCCGAGCACCGAGCGGCCTGGGCGGCCCGCTGGGCCGACGCGGCCGTGTCGCTGCGCGGCGCCGCGGGCGACGAGCTCGCGGTGCGGTTCTTGCTGTTCCAGCTGCTCGCCGTGGCTGGACCCGACGACGAGCTGGCTGTCGGGGCGCGCGGGCTGTCCGGTCCCGGCTACGCGGGTCACGTGTTCTGGGACACCGACGTGTTTGTGCTGCCCGCTCTGGTGGCGGTGGCCCCGCGAGCGGCTCGCGCCGTGCTGCAGTACCGGGTCGCTCGGCTGGACGCGGCCAGGGCCAGGGCCCGGGCCGAGGGCCGGGCCGGCGCCCGGTTCCCGTGGGAGTCGGCCCGCGACGGCTTCGAGGTCACCCCGCGGCGGTTGGAGCTGGCCGGCCGCAGCGTCGACGTCCGCACTGGGGATGCCGAGGTGCACGTGGTCGCCGACGTCGCCTGGGCCGCGTGGCACTACGCGCGCTGGACCGGGGACGACGAGTTCCTGGCCGGGCCCGGCCGGGCACTGGTCGCGGAGACCGCCCGGTACTGGGCGGCTCGATGCACGCGAGACGCCTCCGGCCGGGCGCACCTCGAGGGGGTCATAGGTCCGGACGAGTACCACGGGCCGGTGGACGACGACGCCTACACCAACGTGATGGCCCGCTGGAACCTGCGCTGTGGCGCCGACCTGCTCGACCAGACCGGGGACCACCCGGAGGCGGCGTCCTGGCGGGACCTCGCGGACGCCCTCGTCGACGGCTACGACCCGGTCACCGGCCGGTACGAGCAGTTCGCCGGGTACGACCGGCTGGAGCCGGTCCGGGCGGCCGACCTGGCCGAGCCGCCGTTTGCCGCTGACCTGCTGCTGGGCCAGGAACGGGTTGCCTCAACCCAGCTGATC from Actinomycetes bacterium encodes the following:
- a CDS encoding universal stress protein; the protein is MAQVVAAVDGSAVSRSVLRTAASLAELLGGAAEALYVGQLPAPDVERVVAESGLKLRCVPGEPQAVISQVLASPDVRLGVLGARGTRTGRRPAGRTALAVLQAARRPLVVVPPDADGPRNGHLDCVLAPLDGSEASAHAVAESVRLFCAHGVDVVVLHVFEAATVPRFWDQAQHAQPVWEHEFRARFCDAEGVRVQVRSGVPGEHVVSVAAEEQADLIVLGWAQDLTAGRARTVRQTLSSAGVPVLLVPLAEPEGGGRR
- a CDS encoding glycosyltransferase family 4 protein: MKVGLVAPPWVPVPPTGYGGTEAVVDLLARGLVAAGHEVVLFTVGESTCPVPRRWLNQTAVEPMGSGTAEAAHVLAAYEAMDREAVDVVHDHTALGPLLGRASTASRVVVTTSHLGYTPDVLRVLEATSRLVPVVAISHAQRAAAPHVRFTRVIHHGVDLERYQPGPGNGGYVAFLGRMSPDKGPDRAIEAARRVGLPLVMSAKMRAADELEFFEQRIRPLLGPGVEFAGELDGPGRTELLRGAIALLDPIRWAEPFGLVMVEALACGTPVLVSPLGAAPEIVDDGVTGFLCADDDAFVAALARVGSLDRGACRAAAAERFSGEGMTRAHVALYSELLARRTIGLTEVSQP
- a CDS encoding glycosyl hydrolase family 65 protein, encoding MSESPTSALLDRTFAAVVFDWDGTAVPDRQADAARVRRLVEELCGHAVEVVVVSGTHLSNVDGQLAARPGGPGGLHLCLNRGARVFRVGAAGPQLVHERVASPQEDAALDRAAASVVERLAGHGLVTTVVPRFNRRKIDLIPQPRWADPPKARIAALVRAVSQRLAGAGLSGLAEVVALARAAAADAGLPDVRVTSDAKHVEIGLTDKSDAMRWVLPYLEGRGIAPGLVLVVGDEFGPLGDVPGSDALLLVPEAARTTAVTVGAEPGGVPEAVLGLGGGPRAFSRLLAAQCRRHRAGRVPQVDDDPAWTLRRPVDGPTTRRVGETLLTLSDGRLGTRGSLEEVGPGSHPGVLAAGVYTGSDAAQHLLPGPGWTELALPGEAVAAGPRPGRWLLDLRTGVLAREPDDPGDLRTLRFASLPRPGLVALRAERAAGLRAGPALTLPAEGVARFGRTDTTAWAQVLAQPGGITAVGHQTRRPGGPVRVERVVAYRADPDRVPSVTSVRAALEGVQFDELLAEHRAAWAARWADAAVSLRGAAGDELAVRFLLFQLLAVAGPDDELAVGARGLSGPGYAGHVFWDTDVFVLPALVAVAPRAARAVLQYRVARLDAARARARAEGRAGARFPWESARDGFEVTPRRLELAGRSVDVRTGDAEVHVVADVAWAAWHYARWTGDDEFLAGPGRALVAETARYWAARCTRDASGRAHLEGVIGPDEYHGPVDDDAYTNVMARWNLRCGADLLDQTGDHPEAASWRDLADALVDGYDPVTGRYEQFAGYDRLEPVRAADLAEPPFAADLLLGQERVASTQLIKQPDVLMLHHLVPDETAPGSLVPNLDHYGPRTAHGSSLSPAVHAALLARAGRPDEALEWFRLAARLDLDDLTGMTAGGLHLATMGGVWQALAAGFLGLRAAGPALAVDPALPSDWEEVDLRLRFRGRRLRVRADHDATRVDADGEVTVTTADGATSRGCSLRLARGPDGWRPRQ